The proteins below come from a single Scatophagus argus isolate fScaArg1 chromosome 15, fScaArg1.pri, whole genome shotgun sequence genomic window:
- the acp7 gene encoding acid phosphatase type 7, which translates to MVPLHAACALLSLAPLLVLSVPPIWTQPEQVHLSYSGVPGSMVVTWTTFNKTESKVEYGLLGGRLFEMSAKGDATLFVDSGAEKRKLFIHRVTLTGLKPAATYVYHCGSDEGWSEVFSFTALNGSTSFSPRFALYGDMGNENPQSLARLQKETQLGMYDVILHIGDFAYDMHEDNARIGDEFMRQIQSIAAYVPYMTCPGNHEFAYNFSNYRNRFSMPGHTESLWYSWNLGSAHIISFSTEVYFYLEFGQELLFKQYEWLKKDLEEANKPENRAFRPWIITMGHRPMYCSDDDQDDCTKFDSYVRLGRNDTKPPAPGLEDLFYRYGVDLELWAHEHTYERLWPVYGDKVRNGSKDQPYVNPKAPVHIITGSAGCREKTDRFNPNPKDWSAFRSTDYGYTRMHLVNATHIYLEQVSDDQYGKVIDSIWMVKEKHGFNAWF; encoded by the exons ATGGTGCCTCTTCATGCTGCCTGTGCTTTGTTAAGCCTTGCACCCCTGTTGGTGCTCAGTGTTCCTCCCATATGGACCCAGCCAGAGCAGGTGCACCTCTCTTATTCAG GAGTGCCAGGTTCTATGGTGGTGACCTGGACCACTTTTAATAAGACAGAGAGTAAGGTTGAGTACGGCCTCCTGGGGGGTCGGCTCTTTGAGATGAGTGCCAAAGGTGATGCCACTCTGTTTGTGGACTCGGGAGCGGAGAAGAGGAAGCTGTTCATCCACAGGGTCACTCTCACAGGCCTTAAACCTGCTGCTACATATG TCTACCACTGTGGGAGCGATGAGGGCTGGAGTGAGGTGTTCTCGTTCACTGCTCTGAATGGCAGCACCAGTTTCAGTCCCAGGTTTGCTCTTTATGGTGACATGGGCAATGAGAACCCTCAGTCTCTGGCCCGACTGCAAAAGGAGACACAGCTCGGCATGTATGATGTTATCCTGCACATAG gggaCTTTGCCTACGATATGCATGAG GACAATGCCAGGATTGGAGATGAGTTCATGAGGCAGATCCAGTCCATTGCAGCCTATGTGCCCTACATGACCTGTCCAGGAAACCACGAATTCGCATA TAACTTCTCCAACTACAGAAATCGCTTCAGCATGCCAGGCCACACTGAGAGCCTGTGGTACAG CTGGAACCTGGGGTCAGCGCACATCATCTCCTTCTCCACTGAGGTTTATTTCTATCTCGAATTCGGCCAGGAGCTCCTCTTCAAGCAGTACGAGTGGCTGAAGAAAGACCTGGAG GAGGCCAACAAGCCAGAGAACCGAGCATTTCGTCCATGGATCATCACCATGGGACACAGACCCATGTACTGCTCTGATGACGACCAGGACGACTGCACCAAGTTTGACTCCTAT GTCCGACTGGGACGGAATGACACCAAACCGCCAGCTCCTGGTCTAGAGGATCTATTTTACCGCTATG GAGTGGATCTGGAGTTGTGGGCACATGAGCACACATATGAGAGGCTTTGGCCCGTCTATGGTGACAAG GTGCGCAATGGGAGCAAAGATCAGCCTTATGTGAATCCAAAAGCTCCAGTACACATTATCACGGGCTCGGCT ggctgcagagagaaaaccgACAGGTTCAATCCAAACCCCAAAGACTGGAGCGCTTTCCGCAGCACAGACTACGGCTACACCCGCATGCATCTGGTCAATGCCACACACATTTACTTGGAGCAGGTCTCTGATGACCAG TATGGAAAGGTGATTGACAGCATATGGATGGTGAAGGAAAAACATGGCTTCAATGCCTGGTTCTGA
- the LOC124071937 gene encoding KATNB1-like protein 1 isoform X1 — protein sequence MDSSSDDGEYQSPKHASKQDVSQYRVTYPHGRNTKDVSWVVDYDKNEEFTKRRYPVSRSGNNPGRVKRVVSCKRKTHHMTVARRKQLGSGRTCDAANKENEMMYRQDMQQEIFDMDPLEFPLNANNNHRTGRAASERADYCILTELTRDHSTMTDVLFARNLRLKVSLTLWQRNVGELLTYFLRTQDIGVFVDFLPLLSKRIDEDSPRITIGCCVDIFPLVKKVLSNPYEEYLLVGLKWINSVLKNWGEELRASGFCGSTKFPLDENFQVFNQRLLELWHQEPLLKSVPGTAGDMAKVIDSFLSQLT from the exons ATGGACTCCAGCAGTGACGATGGGGAGTACCAAAGTCCTAAACATGCATCAAAACAGGATGTATCCCAGTACAGAGTGACCTATCCTCATGGCAGAAACACAAAGGATGTGAGCTGGGTG gTGGACTATGATAAAAATGAGGAGTTCACAAAAAGAAG GTATCCGGTGAGTCGGTCTGGCAACAATCCAGGCAGAGTGAAACGGGTGGTGTCATGTAAAAGGAAGACCCATCACATGACGGTGGCTCGGAGGAAGCAGCTCGGGAGCGGGAGGACTTGCGATGCTGCAAACAAGGAGAATGAGATGATGTACAGGCAGGATATGCAACAGGAGATATTCGACATGGACCCTTTGGAGTTTCCACTAAATGCCAATAATAACCACAGGACCGGCAGAGCTGCTTCTGAGAGAGCTGATTACTGTATTCTCACTGAG CTAACAAGGGATCATAGCACAATGACTGATGTGCTCTTTGCAAGAAATCTAAGACTGAAAGTGTCTTTAACATTGTGGCAGAGAAATGTTGGAGAGCTGCTCACATACTTTCTGAG aACCCAAGATATTGGTGTGTTTGTTGATTTTCTCCCTCTGCTAAGCAAAAG AATTGATGAGGATTCCCCCAGGATCACCATTGGCTGTTGTGTTGACATCTTTCCTTTAGTTAAGAAAGTCCTCAGCAATCCATATGAAGA GTATCTTCTTGTTGGTTTAAAGTGGATAAATTCAGTTTTGAAAAACTGGGGTGAGGAACTAAGAGCCAGTGGCTTTTGTGGATCAACTAAATTTCCATTGGATGA AAATTTCCAGGTCTTTAATCAGCGTTTATTGGAGTTATGGCATCAAGAACCTTTACTGAAATCTGTTCCAGGAACTGCTGGGGACATGGCAAAG GTCATCGATTCCTTCCTGTCTCAACTGACTTGA
- the LOC124071937 gene encoding KATNB1-like protein 1 isoform X2: protein MDSSSDDGEYQSPKHASKQDVSQYRVTYPHGRNTKDVDYDKNEEFTKRRYPVSRSGNNPGRVKRVVSCKRKTHHMTVARRKQLGSGRTCDAANKENEMMYRQDMQQEIFDMDPLEFPLNANNNHRTGRAASERADYCILTELTRDHSTMTDVLFARNLRLKVSLTLWQRNVGELLTYFLRTQDIGVFVDFLPLLSKRIDEDSPRITIGCCVDIFPLVKKVLSNPYEEYLLVGLKWINSVLKNWGEELRASGFCGSTKFPLDENFQVFNQRLLELWHQEPLLKSVPGTAGDMAKVIDSFLSQLT, encoded by the exons ATGGACTCCAGCAGTGACGATGGGGAGTACCAAAGTCCTAAACATGCATCAAAACAGGATGTATCCCAGTACAGAGTGACCTATCCTCATGGCAGAAACACAAAGGAT gTGGACTATGATAAAAATGAGGAGTTCACAAAAAGAAG GTATCCGGTGAGTCGGTCTGGCAACAATCCAGGCAGAGTGAAACGGGTGGTGTCATGTAAAAGGAAGACCCATCACATGACGGTGGCTCGGAGGAAGCAGCTCGGGAGCGGGAGGACTTGCGATGCTGCAAACAAGGAGAATGAGATGATGTACAGGCAGGATATGCAACAGGAGATATTCGACATGGACCCTTTGGAGTTTCCACTAAATGCCAATAATAACCACAGGACCGGCAGAGCTGCTTCTGAGAGAGCTGATTACTGTATTCTCACTGAG CTAACAAGGGATCATAGCACAATGACTGATGTGCTCTTTGCAAGAAATCTAAGACTGAAAGTGTCTTTAACATTGTGGCAGAGAAATGTTGGAGAGCTGCTCACATACTTTCTGAG aACCCAAGATATTGGTGTGTTTGTTGATTTTCTCCCTCTGCTAAGCAAAAG AATTGATGAGGATTCCCCCAGGATCACCATTGGCTGTTGTGTTGACATCTTTCCTTTAGTTAAGAAAGTCCTCAGCAATCCATATGAAGA GTATCTTCTTGTTGGTTTAAAGTGGATAAATTCAGTTTTGAAAAACTGGGGTGAGGAACTAAGAGCCAGTGGCTTTTGTGGATCAACTAAATTTCCATTGGATGA AAATTTCCAGGTCTTTAATCAGCGTTTATTGGAGTTATGGCATCAAGAACCTTTACTGAAATCTGTTCCAGGAACTGCTGGGGACATGGCAAAG GTCATCGATTCCTTCCTGTCTCAACTGACTTGA